One Mastacembelus armatus chromosome 10, fMasArm1.2, whole genome shotgun sequence DNA window includes the following coding sequences:
- the p2ry10 gene encoding putative P2Y purinoceptor 10 yields MSERMTLNISGRREASLVNSSLQCDNNMTAWDESMEKMYTYFYLLLFIPGLLLNTIALWVLCRHIRKKTKAVIFMINLAMADLAHILSLPLRIYYYFTHTWPFGRGVCLFCFYLKYLNMYAAIVFLVCISVQRCAFLLNPFLVRRWRRRYDLSISIVVWVVVSLACSPFILMRSSDSSNTTSMSPSSVSSTKAECFKDLPMRPLSYSVMITMIVLAELFGFFIPLACIGFSSACIALSLIQRQTKDQDNSTTPNSSAHSRVQSVTSNCQADKYQEKQKNGEKTRALRMVLSCSALFLFCFAPYHLNFIFYMMVMQKKVSHCGTTWVVLHFHPVSLCMASLSCCLNPLLYYFLTAEFRSHLTIRTSSFSSSLLSSPINSPKPRPAQQRLVSMESSYSDRE; encoded by the exons ATGAGTGAAAGAATGACTCTGAATATCTCGGGGAGACGGGAGGCGTCCCTGGTTAACTCCTCTTTACAATGTGACAACAATATGACTGCCTGGGACGAGAGCATGGAGAAAATGTACACATACTTCTACTTGCTGCTCTTCATCCCTGGGCTGCTGCTCAATACCATTGCTCTCTGGGTCCTCTGCAGACATATtag GAAGAAGACCAAGGCGGTGATCTTCATGATAAACCTGGCAATGGCTGATCTGGCCCACATCCTCTCTCTGCCCCTCAGGATCTATTATTACTTCACACACACCTGGCCCTTTGGGCGAGGCGTctgcttgttttgcttttatctcAAATACCTCAACATGTACGCTGCCATAGTGTTTCTG GTGTGTATCAGTGTGCAGAGGTGTGCCTTCCTGCTCAACCCATTCTTAGTACGTCGTTGGAGGCGGCGCTATGACCTGTCAATCAGCATTGTGGTGTGGGTGGTGGTCAGTCTGGCCTGTTCACCATTCATCCTCATGCGGAGCAGTGACAGCTCTAACACTACCAGCATGAGCCCATCCAGTGTCAGTTCTACCAAAGCGGAGTGTTTTAAAGACTTGCCCATGCGTCCTCTGTCTTACTCTGTGATGATCACCATGATAGTTCTAGCTGAGCTGTTCGGTTTCTTCATTCCTTTGGCCTGCATTGGTTTCAGCTCTGCATGCATTGCCCTGTCCCTCATCCAGAGACAAACCAAGGATCAGGATAACTCCACCACACCCAACTCCTCAGCACACAGCAGGGTCCAGTCAGTCACCTCCAACTGTCAGGCCGACAAATAtcaagaaaagcagaaaaatggtGAGAAGACACGTGCCCTGCGTATGGTGCTGAGCTGCTCTGCCCTTTTCCTGTTCTGCTTTGCCCCCTATCACCTCAACTTCATATTCTACATGATGGTGATGCAGAAAAAGGTGTCCCACTGTGGTACCACGTGGGTTGTACTTCATTTCCACCCGGTCTCTTTGTGCATGGCAAGCCTGAGCTGCTGCCTCAACCCTCTGCTTTATTACTTTCTAACAGCTGAGTTCAGGTCTCACCTTACCATTCgcacctcctccttttcctcctcgcTACTCTCCTCCCCGATCAACTCCCCAAAACCTCGTCCTGCGCAGCAGAGACTGGTGAGCATGGAAAGCAGCTACTCTGACAGAGAGTAG
- the lpar4 gene encoding lysophosphatidic acid receptor 4 yields the protein MASLVLNETGMEDCGIDDSFKYNLYSVVYSVVFVLGLVTNCAALFVFCFRMKMRNETTMFMTNLALSDLVFVFTLPFKVFYNVNRHWPFGDGLCKVSGTAFITNIYGSMLFLTCISVDRFLAIVYPFRSRSIRTRRNAALVCAAVWLTIVGGGISVTFFSTINSTNRATTCFEGFSKSTWRTYLSKITIFIEIVGFLIPLLANLICSSLVLRTLRRPVTVGHGCDSKKRVLRMIIVHLGIFIICFVPYNSILFLYALVRTQALANCFVERFARTLYPITLCLATLNCCLDPVVYYFTSESFQKSLTMGGKGSGSRPESIPRSDTDTQDISNIVPRDTHTLASNGKEAKISESQF from the exons ATGGCTAGTCTGGTGCTCAACGAGACTGGAATGGAGGACTGTGGCATTGATGACTCCTTCAAGTACAACTTGTACTCGGTTGTCTACagtgttgtctttgttttaggCCTGGTCACCAATTGTGCGGCCCTCTTCGTCTTCTGTTTCCGGATGAAGATGCGCAATGAGACCACAATGTTTATGACTAATTTAGCATTATCTGATTTAGTATTTGTTTTTACGCTGCCATTCAAGGTTTTCTACAATGTTAACCGCCACTGGCCATTCGGAGATGGGCTGTGTAAGGTATCAGGGACAGCCTTCATCACCAACATCTATGGCAGCATGCTCTTCCTCACTTGCATCAGTGTAGATCGTTTCCTGGCGATTGTCTACCCTTTCCGCTCACGCTCCATCCGCACGCGCAGGAACGCAGCGCtggtgtgtgctgctgtgtggctGACCATCGTAGGAGGTGGAATATCAGTGACTTTCTTCTCCACCATTAACAGCACAAACAGAGCTACCACTTGCTTTGAGGGCTTTTCCAAGAGCACCTGGAGGACCTACTTGTCCAAGATCACCATCTTTATTGAG ATTGTGGGCTTCCTCATCCCCTTGCTGGCCAACTTGATATGTTCCTCACTGGTTCTGCGGACCCTGCGTCGCCCAGTGACTGTTGGTCATGGCTGTGACAGCAAGAAACGTGTTCTACGGATGATTATCGTTCATCTGGGCATCTTCATTATCTGCTTCGTCCCTTATAACTCTATCCTGTTCCTGTACGCCCTGGTGCGGACCCAGGCGCTGGCTAACTGCTTTGTGGAGCGTTTTGCCCGAACTCTTTACCCCATCACTCTGTGCTTGGCTACCCTTAACTGCTGCCTGGACCCCGTGGTTTACTACTTCACCTCAGAGAGCTTCCAGAAAAGCTTGACCATGGGAGGTAAAGGGTCTGGCTCCCGGCCTGAGAGCATCCCCCGCAGTGACACTGACACCCAGGACATATCAAACATTGTCCCGAGGGATACACACACTCTGGCTAGCAATGGAAAAGAGGCAAAAATATCTGAAAGCCAGTTCTGA
- the LOC113144865 gene encoding integral membrane protein 2A isoform X2 — MVKIAFNSALAQKALGKEVPAAVKDPELASAPSGNSGSAGRFLLSLLGIAFILSGLIVGGACLYRYFMPKRLYHGAMQFNDMSAGAAGESQPYYLPQVEEEVEISDSMAVISVPPPRFRPGDPAYILHDFNRKLTAYLDLTLRTCFVIPLNTSVVLPPQDLIDLFSQLMSGSYRSYLVHEDLVVTERIDDVKPLGFYIRRLCDGKETYRMQRRASLPGGGIQKRSAEECFAIHHFENKFVTETRICKA, encoded by the exons ATGGTGAAGATCGCCTTTAACTCGGCTCTGGCCCAGAAGGCGCTGGGCAAAGAGGTGCCAGCCGCTGTGAAG GACCCTGAGCTGGCCTCTGCTCCATCGGGCAACAGCGGCTCCGCGGGTCGTTTTCTGCTCAGCCTGCTGGGCATCGCCTTCATCCTCAGCGGGCTCATCGTGGGGGGAGCTTGTCTCTACCGATACTTCATGCCaaag AGGCTGTATCATGGTGCGATGCAGTTCAATGACATGtcagctggagctgctggagaaaGCCAGCCGTACTACCTGccacaggtggaggaggaggtggaaatCTCCGACAGCATGGCAGTCATCAGTGTCCCCCCTCCCCGCTTCAGACCTGGAGACCCCGCTTACATCCTCCATGACTTCAACAGG aAGCTGACGGCATATCTGGACTTGACCCTGAGGACCTGCTTTGTGATTCCTCTGAACACCTCAGTGGTGCTTCCCCCTCAGGATCTCATTGACCTGTTCTCCCAGCTGATG TCTGGCTCTTACCGCAGCTACCTGGTGCACGAGGACCTGGTGGTGACAGAGCGTATTGATGACGTCAAGCCTCTGGGCTTTTACATTCGCCGACTGTGTGATGGAAAGGAAACGTACAGAATGCAACGTCGTGCCAGCCTGCCAG GGGGGGGCATCCAGAAGCGCTCTGCGGAGGAATGTTTCGCCATCCATCACTTTGAGAATAAGTTTGTCACTGAGACCAGGATCTGCAAGGCTTGA
- the LOC113144865 gene encoding integral membrane protein 2A isoform X1, with translation MHIADTLLHVAICVAKRVGIHVAPDAAHGGTAHLPSSCSAEAKHPVGLEVSIAQSNLCDPELASAPSGNSGSAGRFLLSLLGIAFILSGLIVGGACLYRYFMPKRLYHGAMQFNDMSAGAAGESQPYYLPQVEEEVEISDSMAVISVPPPRFRPGDPAYILHDFNRKLTAYLDLTLRTCFVIPLNTSVVLPPQDLIDLFSQLMSGSYRSYLVHEDLVVTERIDDVKPLGFYIRRLCDGKETYRMQRRASLPGGGIQKRSAEECFAIHHFENKFVTETRICKA, from the exons ATGCACATCGCAGACACATTATTACATGTTGCCATATGTGTCGCAAAACGCGTGGGGATCCATGTTGCACCTGATGCAGCACACGGTGGGACCGCCCATCTCCCGAGCAGCTGTTCCGCAGAGGCCAAACACCCAGTGGGGTTAGAAGTTAGCATTGCTCAGTCTAACCTCTGT GACCCTGAGCTGGCCTCTGCTCCATCGGGCAACAGCGGCTCCGCGGGTCGTTTTCTGCTCAGCCTGCTGGGCATCGCCTTCATCCTCAGCGGGCTCATCGTGGGGGGAGCTTGTCTCTACCGATACTTCATGCCaaag AGGCTGTATCATGGTGCGATGCAGTTCAATGACATGtcagctggagctgctggagaaaGCCAGCCGTACTACCTGccacaggtggaggaggaggtggaaatCTCCGACAGCATGGCAGTCATCAGTGTCCCCCCTCCCCGCTTCAGACCTGGAGACCCCGCTTACATCCTCCATGACTTCAACAGG aAGCTGACGGCATATCTGGACTTGACCCTGAGGACCTGCTTTGTGATTCCTCTGAACACCTCAGTGGTGCTTCCCCCTCAGGATCTCATTGACCTGTTCTCCCAGCTGATG TCTGGCTCTTACCGCAGCTACCTGGTGCACGAGGACCTGGTGGTGACAGAGCGTATTGATGACGTCAAGCCTCTGGGCTTTTACATTCGCCGACTGTGTGATGGAAAGGAAACGTACAGAATGCAACGTCGTGCCAGCCTGCCAG GGGGGGGCATCCAGAAGCGCTCTGCGGAGGAATGTTTCGCCATCCATCACTTTGAGAATAAGTTTGTCACTGAGACCAGGATCTGCAAGGCTTGA
- the gpr174 gene encoding probable G-protein coupled receptor 174 — protein sequence MISINRSCNISEDLRTYQHHLYAVVYSVILLPGLLGNVLALWFFRVYVRETKKAVVFMMNLAVADLLQLLSLPLRIYYYLNNTWPFGHPLCMMCFYLKYVNMYASIFFLVCVSVRRCELIMRPLQYNSPRRKRDLVICTSGWVFVCLACLPFPLLRNSSSQPHNTSKLLPGDDQVCFSELPMISVSTTTAWALLMTAELIGFIIPLILVLACTCLTAGSLRESTAGAFPDRGEKRRALRMVLSCAVVFLVCFAPYHVTMPLDFLAKANALTCTMKNVILRCHPVTLCLASLNCSLDPLIYYFTTDEFWRRLSKPEIPESMSFSRRLSCLTTGEETQDS from the exons ATGATCTCCATTAACCGAAGCTGTAATATCAGTGAAGATCTGCGGACGTACCAGCACCATTTGTACGCAGTGGTGTACAGTGTGATCTTACTACCAGGCCTGCTGGGTAATGTGCTGGCACTCTGGTTCTTCAGGGTCTACGTAAGAGAAACCAAGAAAGCTGTGGTGTTCATGATGAATCTGGCTGTGGCCGACCTGCTGCAG CTGCTCTCCCTGCCTCTGCGGATCTACTACTACCTGAACAACACCTGGCCCTTTGGTCACCCTCTCTGCATGATGTGCTTCTATCTCAAGTATGTCAACATGTACGCTTCTATCTTCTTCctggtgtgtgtcagtgtgcgtCGCTGCGAGCTCATCATGCGTCCGCTCCAGTACAACTCACCCCGGCGAAAGAGGGACCTGGTGATCTGCACCTCCGGCTGGGTCTTCGTCTGTCTGGCCTGCCTGCCCTTCCCTCTGCTCAGGAACTCCAGCAGCCAACCACACAACACCTCAAAATTGCTCCCTGGAGATGACCAGGTGTGTTTCTCAGAGCTGCCCATGATAAGTGTCAGTACCACGACAGCCTGGGCACTCCTCATGACAGCGGAGCTGATTGGTTTCATCATCCCACTCATCTTGGTGTTGGCCTGCACCTGTCTGACTGCCGGGAGCCTCAGGGAGTCGACAGCCGGGGCATTTCCTGACCGAGGAGAGAAGCGGAGGGCGCTGAGGATGGTGCTGAGCTGTGCCGTGGTCTTCTTGGTGTGCTTTGCTCCGTACCATGTCACCATGCCCCTGGACTTCCTGGCAAAAGCCAATGCCCTTACTTGCACCATGAAGAACGTGATTCTGCGATGTCACCCGGTCACACTATGTCTGGCCAGCCTGAACTGCAGCCTGGACCCGCTCATCTACTATTTCACAACCGATGAATTCTGGAGGAGACTTAGCAAACCAGAGATACCAGAGAGCATGTCTTTCAGCAGGCGCCTGTCCTGCTTAAccacaggagaggagacacAGGATAGTTGA